The following coding sequences lie in one Arachis ipaensis cultivar K30076 chromosome B05, Araip1.1, whole genome shotgun sequence genomic window:
- the LOC107642177 gene encoding miraculin-like, translating into MRPLVFLYALLFGLCSHPFLGEAQGGPIMQLVIDTDNNTIQAGKDYYIRPVPTSPSIICRPLPCPVGSGFTLESTTPNKTCPLNVVVQRGTGQAVTFTPVNPKTNREIYTNSDLNIKFDVKSNCSESTVWKLVSDASNGQRIVTTGGVIGNPGNNTVNNWFQIQKDDNDYSFYFCPRVCETCKPVCGNIGVFQDSNGNSLVAITDQPYKVRFQPVSS; encoded by the coding sequence ATGAGGCCACTAGTCTTTCTTTATGCTCTTCTCTTTGGTTTGTGCAGTCATCCATTtcttggtgaagctcaaggaggGCCAATCATGCAACTAGTGATTGACACAGATAACAATACTATCCAGGCCGGCAAGGACTATTATATCCGGCCCGTCCCCACCAGCCCATCCATCATTTGTCGGCCGCTGCCATGTCCAGTTGGCTCCGGCTTCACCCTTGAATCAACAACACCAAACAAAACCTGTCCTCTTAACGTTGTGGTCCAGCGTGGGACAGGTCAGGCAGTAACATTCACACCGGTTAACCCTAAAACAAATAGGGAAATCTACACTAACTCCGATTTGAACATCAAATTCGACGTTAAGTCGAATTGCTCTGAATCCACGGTGTGGAAGTTAGTGAGTGATGCTTCAAATGGACAAAGGATTGTGACAACTGGTGGTGTTATTGGAAACCCTGGAAATAACACAGTTAACAATTGGTTCCAGATTCAGAAGGATGATAATGATTACAGCTTCTATTTCTGTCCTAGGGTTTGTGAAACTTGCAAGCCAGTTTGTGGGAACATTGGTGTGTTTCAAGATAGTAACGGGAATTCGCTTGTTGCTATCACTGATCAACCATACAAAGTTCGGTTCCAGCCAGTATCTTCTTAA